A stretch of Deltaproteobacteria bacterium DNA encodes these proteins:
- a CDS encoding c-type cytochrome, producing the protein MKQDEPRIWHVVFAGLVVGSLVWFWAGQSVAQEKEVAAAGKNVYDQNCAVCHGREAKGDGGAVSLLTVKPADLTQIAKRAGGTFPFWKVYGVIDGREEVKGHGTRDMPIWGAEFRAQAGSSPAAESQTRGRVLELVYYLQSIQAK; encoded by the coding sequence ATGAAACAGGATGAACCAAGGATATGGCACGTGGTCTTTGCCGGTCTTGTGGTGGGCAGTCTTGTGTGGTTCTGGGCCGGGCAAAGTGTGGCACAGGAAAAAGAAGTCGCCGCTGCTGGGAAGAACGTCTACGACCAGAATTGTGCGGTCTGCCATGGGCGTGAAGCGAAAGGAGATGGTGGCGCAGTCTCGCTTTTGACGGTCAAGCCGGCTGACTTGACGCAGATCGCAAAGCGAGCCGGAGGAACGTTTCCCTTCTGGAAAGTCTACGGCGTGATCGATGGACGTGAAGAAGTCAAAGGCCACGGGACCCGTGACATGCCCATTTGGGGAGCGGAATTCCGCGCCCAGGCTGGGTCGAGCCCCGCAGCCGAGTCCCAAACACGAGGACGAGTATTAGAGCTTGTCTACTACCTCCAGTCCATACAGGCAAAGTAG
- a CDS encoding MBL fold metallo-hydrolase, whose product MTRPSVPLLHFLGAAETVTGSRFLIDTPQARVLVDCGLFQGLKPLRLRNWNPFPVDPASIDAILLTHAHLDHTGYVPALTRNGFTGQIFATEGTRDLSRIVLSDSGHLQEEDAAYANRKGFSKHSPALPLYTEEDGYRAVERFSVVPFNSAQEVAPGIRATFRPAGHILGSATIALELAHTQVRSLVFSGDLGRPPHPIFCSPVPLPDADIVVVESTYGDHRHEDEQSLRRFEDAIVRTVNRSGMMIIPSFAVDRTEVILFHLRRLGQAKRIPQLPVYVDSPMALASLAIYRRALEEGSPEFEPGLQSEPDPFDPGRLIEARTVAQSMAINDQRYPSIIISASGMATGGRVLHHLANRLPDHRNTVILVGYQAEGTRGRALLEGVRSIKMLGRYIPVRAEIVNVPAFSAHADQSETLQWLRSAPRPPDTTFIVHGEKPAAEALHDAIEQELGWTAVVPRYLERVRLD is encoded by the coding sequence ATCACGCGACCCTCAGTCCCTCTGCTGCATTTTCTCGGTGCCGCCGAGACGGTCACCGGTAGTCGTTTTCTCATCGACACTCCGCAAGCGCGGGTCTTAGTGGACTGTGGATTATTCCAAGGCTTGAAGCCTTTGCGGTTGCGTAACTGGAACCCCTTTCCCGTCGATCCCGCGAGTATCGATGCGATCCTGCTCACGCACGCGCATCTGGATCACACCGGCTATGTCCCGGCGCTGACGCGGAACGGGTTCACCGGACAGATCTTTGCTACCGAAGGAACAAGAGACCTGTCTCGTATCGTCTTATCGGACAGTGGTCATTTGCAGGAAGAAGACGCGGCCTATGCCAATCGGAAGGGATTCTCCAAACACTCTCCTGCCTTGCCATTGTACACTGAAGAGGATGGCTATCGGGCAGTGGAGCGGTTTAGCGTCGTCCCTTTCAACAGCGCCCAGGAGGTTGCACCCGGTATCCGCGCGACCTTTCGTCCTGCTGGCCATATCCTGGGTTCGGCGACGATTGCACTTGAACTCGCTCATACTCAAGTGCGAAGCCTCGTCTTTAGTGGAGATTTAGGGCGTCCACCTCATCCCATCTTTTGTTCTCCCGTACCCTTGCCGGACGCTGACATCGTCGTGGTGGAATCCACCTATGGCGATCATCGGCACGAGGATGAGCAGTCGCTCCGGCGGTTCGAGGACGCCATCGTCCGTACGGTCAATCGTAGTGGCATGATGATTATCCCCTCCTTTGCCGTTGACCGCACGGAGGTGATTCTTTTTCACCTCCGTCGTTTAGGGCAGGCCAAGCGGATACCGCAGCTGCCGGTCTATGTCGATAGTCCGATGGCGCTTGCCTCGCTGGCGATTTATCGTCGAGCACTCGAGGAGGGCAGCCCTGAGTTTGAGCCGGGACTCCAGAGTGAGCCGGATCCCTTCGATCCTGGTCGGTTAATCGAAGCCCGCACGGTGGCGCAGTCCATGGCGATCAACGACCAGCGCTATCCTTCTATCATTATCTCGGCCTCGGGCATGGCGACTGGTGGGCGCGTCCTCCATCATCTGGCCAATCGGTTACCGGATCACCGCAACACGGTCATTTTGGTGGGCTACCAAGCCGAAGGCACGCGCGGACGCGCGTTGCTCGAAGGAGTACGGTCGATAAAGATGTTGGGACGCTACATCCCAGTGCGGGCGGAGATCGTCAATGTCCCTGCTTTCTCGGCCCATGCCGATCAAAGCGAGACGCTCCAATGGCTGCGCTCTGCGCCTCGTCCGCCAGACACCACGTTTATCGTCCACGGCGAGAAGCCCGCTGCCGAAGCGCTCCATGATGCGATTGAGCAAGAACTGGGGTGGACGGCTGTAGTCCCGCGTTATCTGGAACGCGTACGGTTGGATTAA
- a CDS encoding thymidine phosphorylase family protein, giving the protein MFRVKQLRIDTLGEHVIFIHKAAVQAGNLGFRPLDRVWVVEAEAPPGAAREVTGIINFCADTLVAPDEIGLSEVTFRDLDLPEGRKVLATIAPAPRSVDLVRKKLEGQRLDRAAFDAILADVVQHRYSKVELSMFVLACALKTLDLQELVDYTSAMIAAGSQLDFGPGPVADKHCVGGIPGNRTTMVVVPILASLGVTIPKTSSRAITSPAGTADTMGVLAEVALSPSRLRAVVQEVGACIAWGGALGLAPADDILITVERPMELDTEAQMVASILAKKKTAGASHVLIDIPVGPTAKVRSAQAAEQLAALFRAVAEKIDLRLEVVITEVRGPIGWGIGPRLEALDVLAVLCRDPHAPVDLREKSLYLAARLLEMTDVVAPNGGYRAAQQALDSGAAEKTFARILKTQGMHEFPPEAPYRTLVSALTDGRIREIDCWEIARVAKRAGAPANVSAGVRLLRTVGDIVARGEPLFEIHAQSEAQLEFGRAYAEAHPEIVRFGF; this is encoded by the coding sequence ATGTTTCGCGTCAAACAGTTGCGCATCGACACCTTGGGCGAGCACGTGATTTTCATTCACAAAGCCGCTGTGCAGGCCGGCAACCTTGGTTTTCGTCCCTTGGACCGGGTGTGGGTGGTTGAAGCAGAGGCCCCCCCTGGTGCCGCACGTGAAGTGACAGGGATCATCAATTTTTGTGCGGACACTCTGGTCGCTCCGGATGAGATCGGCCTCTCGGAGGTCACGTTTCGCGATCTCGATCTTCCCGAGGGGAGAAAAGTACTTGCCACGATCGCTCCTGCTCCACGCAGTGTGGATCTCGTGCGCAAGAAGCTGGAAGGACAGCGACTGGACCGCGCGGCCTTCGACGCGATTCTGGCTGACGTCGTGCAGCACAGATATTCCAAGGTTGAGCTGTCGATGTTCGTGCTCGCCTGCGCGCTCAAGACGCTCGATCTCCAAGAACTGGTGGACTATACGAGCGCTATGATTGCGGCCGGCTCGCAACTCGACTTCGGGCCGGGACCGGTGGCCGATAAGCATTGTGTCGGCGGCATTCCCGGAAACCGCACCACGATGGTCGTGGTGCCGATCCTGGCTTCTCTTGGCGTGACCATACCAAAAACTTCCTCGCGAGCGATTACGAGCCCTGCGGGCACAGCCGACACGATGGGCGTTCTCGCCGAGGTGGCGCTATCGCCATCGCGATTGCGGGCAGTCGTCCAAGAGGTTGGCGCCTGCATTGCCTGGGGTGGGGCGTTGGGACTAGCACCAGCGGATGACATTCTCATTACCGTCGAGCGACCTATGGAACTGGATACCGAAGCGCAGATGGTCGCTTCCATTCTCGCTAAGAAGAAAACGGCTGGCGCTTCCCATGTCCTGATCGACATCCCTGTCGGTCCCACTGCCAAAGTACGATCCGCGCAAGCCGCCGAGCAGTTGGCCGCGCTCTTTCGTGCGGTCGCCGAGAAAATCGACCTGCGACTTGAGGTCGTCATTACCGAAGTACGCGGCCCAATTGGGTGGGGCATCGGGCCACGATTAGAGGCGCTCGATGTGTTGGCGGTCTTGTGTCGTGACCCTCACGCGCCAGTCGATCTGCGTGAAAAATCGCTCTACCTGGCGGCACGATTACTGGAAATGACCGATGTCGTAGCGCCCAACGGCGGCTATCGTGCCGCGCAACAGGCCCTCGATTCTGGGGCGGCGGAAAAGACCTTCGCTCGCATTCTCAAGACGCAAGGCATGCATGAGTTCCCACCGGAGGCCCCGTACCGAACGCTCGTTTCGGCACTGACCGATGGTCGTATTCGTGAAATCGACTGTTGGGAAATCGCCCGAGTCGCCAAACGCGCGGGCGCGCCAGCCAACGTGTCAGCGGGGGTACGCTTGCTGCGTACCGTCGGCGATATTGTGGCACGGGGAGAGCCACTCTTCGAGATTCATGCCCAGAGTGAAGCCCAGCTCGAATTCGGTCGTGCGTACGCCGAAGCCCATCCCGAGATCGTGCGGTTTGGGTTTTAG
- a CDS encoding toll/interleukin-1 receptor domain-containing protein yields MKTPNREALFISHANPEANAFTRWLGAKLAAIGYEVWADVMRLHGGSDWSRELEEALRQRTIKMLLVCTPAGLDKQGVRNEIEIGTQLAHKLNDREFIIPLRLESYEAPFRIVQAQYVDFSHSWATGLAELVDLLANVHRVPRRPGRSMEDWLTAQSVGATRLVQRPERLISNWLIFRRLPRFIRYCEPSSGVPIERFQNRTLHHWPIIPFNTGVLTFAIPDGNGLLALDMPARIVCDLQVRTFLEDGWRRLEIAPYEARRQFSDLGNQAFENFLQNRRLTSYKGSRGRQAWWGNIHTVPLTQIRFDWPQQKGRRQIIGVSAKRKIHWHYAINGQVRTSPLRHLRLSARLIFSDNGLDALRNVKRRHQLRRSFAKSWRNARWRDMLFAFLWWLGNGYSEIELPVSHREQMVLALPPRSFTSPVSVLHVGEEPSDEDDPDVEFDDWDESADDTAEEEEITP; encoded by the coding sequence ATGAAGACGCCCAACCGAGAAGCCCTTTTCATATCCCACGCAAACCCGGAGGCCAACGCCTTCACCCGTTGGTTGGGTGCCAAGCTGGCAGCCATAGGGTACGAGGTGTGGGCGGATGTCATGCGGCTGCACGGAGGTTCCGACTGGTCGCGAGAATTGGAAGAAGCACTGCGTCAGCGTACGATCAAAATGCTGTTGGTTTGCACCCCTGCCGGACTCGATAAGCAGGGTGTCCGCAATGAAATCGAAATAGGAACTCAGCTGGCGCACAAGCTCAATGACCGCGAGTTCATCATCCCCCTTCGACTAGAGTCGTATGAGGCGCCGTTCCGGATTGTGCAGGCCCAATACGTCGATTTCAGCCACAGTTGGGCTACGGGCCTTGCCGAGCTTGTAGATCTTTTGGCTAACGTCCATAGAGTTCCACGGCGTCCGGGCCGGTCAATGGAGGACTGGCTAACGGCGCAAAGCGTAGGAGCAACGCGGCTTGTACAACGCCCCGAACGGTTGATCTCAAACTGGTTGATCTTTCGCAGACTGCCTCGGTTCATTCGCTACTGCGAACCGTCGTCGGGGGTCCCAATCGAGCGCTTCCAGAACAGGACCCTACATCATTGGCCGATAATACCGTTCAACACTGGCGTACTGACCTTCGCTATTCCTGATGGAAACGGTCTGCTCGCGCTGGACATGCCAGCTCGTATCGTCTGTGATTTGCAGGTCCGCACGTTTCTTGAAGACGGGTGGAGGCGGTTGGAAATTGCGCCATACGAAGCCCGCAGGCAATTTTCCGATCTGGGAAACCAAGCCTTCGAAAACTTCTTGCAGAACCGGAGGCTCACAAGCTATAAGGGCTCCCGTGGTCGGCAAGCTTGGTGGGGCAATATCCACACGGTCCCGCTTACTCAGATTCGCTTTGATTGGCCGCAGCAGAAAGGACGGCGCCAGATCATTGGGGTATCAGCCAAACGCAAAATACATTGGCATTACGCCATCAACGGCCAGGTCCGGACGTCTCCATTGCGTCACCTACGCTTGTCAGCACGGCTTATTTTTTCAGACAACGGCCTGGACGCACTCAGGAATGTCAAGCGCAGGCACCAGTTGCGGCGCTCCTTCGCAAAGTCGTGGCGTAATGCGCGCTGGCGGGACATGTTGTTTGCTTTTTTGTGGTGGCTGGGTAACGGCTATTCCGAGATCGAGTTACCAGTCTCGCATCGGGAGCAGATGGTCCTTGCCTTACCACCCAGAAGCTTTACCTCTCCTGTTAGTGTTCTGCATGTCGGCGAAGAACCCTCGGATGAGGATGATCCGGACGTCGAGTTTGATGACTGGGATGAATCGGCAGATGACACAGCGGAAGAAGAGGAAATAACTCCATGA
- a CDS encoding type II toxin-antitoxin system VapC family toxin: MKSVLVDSSGFFAYLAGADPFHERAVALFQRAKAERWRLFTTNAVVFETYALLLYRTRNGRINALAFLDNIERGFCNIERLSAQDETRAGVILRAHEDKSYLLCDAASFAVMERLSIQEAIAFDRHFQEYGRFIIL; encoded by the coding sequence GTGAAATCTGTCTTGGTCGATAGTAGCGGCTTCTTCGCGTACCTAGCGGGAGCCGATCCGTTTCACGAGCGAGCGGTTGCGCTATTCCAGCGCGCGAAAGCTGAGCGATGGCGGCTCTTCACGACAAACGCCGTGGTTTTCGAAACGTACGCGCTCCTTCTTTATCGCACCCGCAATGGTCGGATCAATGCTCTTGCCTTTCTCGATAATATCGAGCGTGGATTTTGCAATATCGAACGTCTCTCGGCTCAGGATGAAACACGCGCAGGCGTCATTCTCCGTGCTCACGAAGACAAGTCGTACTTGCTCTGTGATGCCGCGAGTTTTGCCGTAATGGAGCGGCTCAGCATTCAGGAAGCCATTGCCTTTGACCGGCATTTCCAGGAGTACGGGCGCTTTATCATCCTTTAA
- a CDS encoding DUF2267 domain-containing protein, translated as MSNTGLEAFDSTLQKTHIWLDDIMREMGWADEKQRAYLALRSVLHALRDRLTVAEAVDLGAQLPMLVRGFYYEGWKPASTPRKEHHKEEFLAHVKHSFKSDDYMDAEQIVRAVFRVLARHVSEGEIKDVQVTLPAELRALWSPEDLKTWV; from the coding sequence ATGAGCAATACCGGATTAGAAGCCTTCGACTCCACGCTACAGAAGACCCATATCTGGCTCGACGACATTATGCGCGAAATGGGATGGGCCGACGAGAAACAGCGCGCCTATCTTGCATTGCGCAGCGTTCTTCACGCCTTGCGCGACCGACTGACGGTAGCAGAGGCGGTGGACCTCGGCGCGCAATTACCGATGCTGGTGCGCGGCTTCTACTACGAAGGGTGGAAACCTGCTAGCACCCCACGCAAGGAGCACCATAAAGAAGAGTTTCTCGCGCACGTGAAGCATTCTTTCAAAAGCGACGACTATATGGATGCGGAACAGATCGTCCGCGCAGTCTTCCGTGTGTTGGCACGCCACGTCAGCGAAGGTGAGATTAAAGATGTCCAGGTGACCTTGCCGGCGGAGTTGCGAGCATTATGGTCGCCAGAAGACCTGAAAACTTGGGTCTGA
- a CDS encoding ATPase: MAEFDASDPYQPQLDPGEVAACTGCQAVYQRRHWFFDHDTYVRETMQPTTRLVLCPACQKIRDSYAEGQVTLQPSAFLSAHKDEIVRLIHNEEDRAKGMNPLERIVALKESEDSVVITTTNEKLAQRIGRALKNAFQGKTTYRWSEPKFLSVEWERSE, from the coding sequence TTGGCAGAGTTTGACGCCTCGGACCCGTACCAGCCTCAGTTAGACCCGGGCGAAGTGGCAGCCTGCACCGGATGTCAGGCTGTGTATCAACGACGGCATTGGTTTTTCGATCATGACACCTACGTCCGAGAAACCATGCAACCCACGACGCGGCTGGTTCTCTGTCCAGCTTGTCAGAAAATTCGTGACAGCTATGCGGAAGGGCAGGTTACGCTGCAACCGAGTGCGTTTCTCTCCGCGCACAAAGACGAAATCGTTCGCTTGATTCACAACGAAGAAGATCGCGCCAAGGGGATGAACCCCTTGGAACGTATCGTGGCCCTCAAGGAGTCGGAAGACAGCGTGGTCATCACCACCACGAACGAGAAACTCGCTCAGCGGATCGGGCGGGCATTGAAAAACGCGTTCCAAGGGAAGACGACTTATCGGTGGTCCGAGCCCAAATTCCTCTCGGTCGAATGGGAGCGTTCGGAATAA
- a CDS encoding CBS domain-containing protein — translation MSLQKFCDRPVVTVAPEQTIAAACQLLREKNVGCLVAVEDGKLRGILTDRDIALKVTGEKKDPQLTKVREVMTGNPLSIAVNKTLHDLTSLMHTHHVRRVPIVAGGDKVVGMVTLDDLIMLLGQEMADIGQGVSGALFYKPSPSGEEPSPFPLEWMMSYL, via the coding sequence ATGTCACTACAAAAGTTTTGCGACCGTCCCGTGGTCACGGTTGCTCCGGAACAGACTATTGCTGCGGCCTGTCAACTGCTCCGCGAGAAGAATGTCGGGTGCTTGGTCGCAGTCGAGGACGGAAAACTTCGCGGTATCCTCACGGATCGCGACATCGCCCTCAAAGTAACTGGTGAGAAGAAAGACCCGCAGCTCACCAAGGTGCGGGAGGTCATGACCGGCAATCCACTGAGTATTGCCGTGAACAAAACCTTGCACGATCTCACCTCGCTAATGCACACGCACCACGTCCGCCGTGTCCCTATTGTGGCTGGGGGAGACAAGGTCGTCGGCATGGTCACTCTGGACGATTTGATCATGCTGCTCGGCCAAGAGATGGCGGACATTGGCCAAGGCGTGTCCGGCGCGCTGTTCTATAAACCGTCACCCAGCGGAGAAGAGCCCAGTCCGTTTCCGTTGGAGTGGATGATGTCGTATTTGTAG
- a CDS encoding acyl carrier protein has protein sequence MTDDEIKAIVLRAIGDIAPEADLDQIDPVVDLREQLDIDSMDGLNIMIGIHEATGVDIPEADYPQMVNLNSCVAYLRVRIKQ, from the coding sequence ATGACTGATGACGAAATTAAAGCGATCGTCTTACGAGCCATCGGCGACATCGCGCCAGAGGCCGATCTTGACCAGATTGACCCCGTGGTCGATCTACGGGAACAGCTGGATATTGATTCCATGGATGGGTTGAACATCATGATCGGTATCCATGAGGCGACCGGCGTCGATATTCCCGAGGCGGATTATCCCCAGATGGTGAATCTTAATAGCTGTGTGGCGTATTTGCGTGTCAGGATCAAACAATAA
- a CDS encoding 2-oxo acid dehydrogenase subunit E2, with protein sequence MAEFRMPSLGADMEAGTLIEWLVKPGDAVKRGDIIAVVDTEKAAIEIEVFAGGIIQSIVVQLGETVPVGSVLAIIATDGEAARPLVTPLPQPQAASPLPRPAAPPLRVEKPPPPRVPPAPSGRLRVSPLAMRTAIELGVDLSRVKGTGPDGAITQADVQRAAATKAAPEAVPVVTPPPPLAVPPMEAPKVTPPVKPAIAPAERQAAMRKAIAAAMSRSKREIPHYYLGAHIDMSKTLTWLQAENLKRPVTERLLYAVLLLKAVALALHEFPEINGFWVDGAFKPSEAVHAGVAISLRQGGLIAPAIHDVDKKSLDEIMANLRDLVKRVRAGVLRSSEIADATITVTSLGEQGVETVFGVIYPPQVALVGFGKIGEQPWAANGMLGVKPVMMATLAADHRASDGHRGGLFLAAIDRLLQTPEKL encoded by the coding sequence ATGGCTGAATTTCGCATGCCCTCGCTTGGTGCCGATATGGAGGCCGGCACTCTGATTGAGTGGCTGGTCAAGCCGGGCGATGCAGTCAAACGGGGAGATATCATCGCGGTGGTCGATACGGAAAAAGCCGCGATCGAAATCGAAGTATTTGCAGGTGGGATCATTCAAAGCATTGTCGTACAGCTAGGTGAGACCGTTCCGGTCGGCTCCGTGCTTGCCATTATCGCTACGGATGGCGAAGCTGCCCGACCATTAGTTACCCCTCTCCCCCAGCCGCAGGCCGCGTCTCCCCTTCCGCGACCTGCGGCCCCGCCACTTCGTGTGGAGAAACCGCCACCGCCTCGAGTCCCGCCAGCTCCTTCTGGTCGTTTACGGGTTTCACCGCTGGCCATGCGCACGGCGATAGAGCTGGGAGTGGATCTTTCCCGGGTGAAGGGGACAGGGCCAGACGGGGCCATTACCCAGGCTGACGTACAGCGAGCTGCCGCCACGAAAGCGGCTCCCGAGGCTGTCCCAGTCGTCACTCCACCGCCTCCGCTAGCCGTTCCGCCGATGGAAGCTCCCAAAGTGACTCCACCGGTCAAGCCTGCCATAGCTCCAGCCGAGCGTCAGGCGGCGATGCGCAAAGCTATTGCCGCCGCCATGTCCCGTTCCAAGCGGGAGATCCCGCATTACTACCTGGGCGCTCACATTGACATGAGCAAAACGCTGACATGGCTGCAAGCGGAAAACCTCAAACGGCCGGTGACCGAACGGTTGCTCTATGCCGTGCTCTTGCTGAAGGCCGTGGCGCTGGCGCTGCATGAATTCCCGGAAATTAATGGGTTTTGGGTCGATGGAGCCTTCAAACCGAGCGAGGCCGTGCACGCGGGCGTGGCCATTTCCCTGCGTCAAGGCGGGCTGATCGCGCCGGCGATTCATGACGTGGACAAAAAAAGTCTCGACGAAATTATGGCGAACCTGCGTGACTTGGTGAAACGGGTGCGAGCGGGGGTGTTGCGCAGTTCCGAGATTGCCGACGCCACGATTACCGTGACCAGTCTGGGAGAGCAGGGAGTGGAAACGGTCTTTGGCGTGATCTACCCGCCGCAAGTGGCGCTCGTGGGCTTCGGCAAGATCGGTGAGCAGCCGTGGGCGGCCAATGGCATGCTTGGCGTCAAACCGGTGATGATGGCCACGCTGGCCGCTGATCACCGCGCCAGTGATGGACATCGCGGCGGACTCTTCCTCGCCGCCATCGACCGTCTCTTGCAAACACCGGAGAAGCTATGA
- a CDS encoding alpha-ketoacid dehydrogenase subunit beta: protein MTTEAKTTKITYREAMRQAIRDALQRDPRVFLMGEDVGRYGGCFAVSKGLLEEFGPERIRDTPLSEAAFVGAGIGAALGGMRPIVEIMTVNFSLLALDQIVNNAATILHMSGGQFNIPLVIRMTTGAGRQLAAQHSHSLEGWYAHIPGIKVLTPATVEDARGMLWTALQDPDPVLIFEHGGLYNMESELAADAGAVDIEKAVIRRPGTDVSLITYGGTLSKTLQAAEELSGTGVNAEVVDLRTLRPLDTTTILDSVTRTHRAVIIDEGWRSGSISAEISARIMENAFYELDLPVARVCSAEVPMPYPKHLEDAALPQAQTIVAMVQQMVGAHG from the coding sequence ATGACAACTGAAGCGAAGACGACGAAAATAACTTACCGCGAAGCGATGCGGCAGGCGATCCGCGACGCTCTGCAGCGCGATCCACGTGTCTTCCTCATGGGCGAGGACGTTGGTCGCTACGGCGGCTGCTTCGCGGTGAGCAAGGGGCTCTTGGAGGAATTCGGTCCAGAGCGCATTCGAGACACGCCACTGTCGGAGGCAGCATTCGTGGGCGCCGGCATTGGCGCCGCCCTGGGCGGCATGCGCCCGATTGTGGAGATCATGACGGTCAATTTCAGTCTGTTGGCGTTGGATCAGATCGTAAACAACGCCGCCACGATCCTGCACATGTCCGGCGGACAGTTCAACATTCCCCTGGTCATCCGCATGACCACCGGCGCGGGACGCCAACTCGCCGCGCAGCATTCCCACAGTCTCGAAGGCTGGTACGCGCACATTCCAGGAATCAAGGTGCTGACTCCAGCCACGGTCGAGGACGCCCGTGGGATGCTGTGGACCGCGCTGCAGGACCCCGATCCGGTGCTGATCTTCGAGCATGGCGGTTTGTACAATATGGAAAGTGAACTGGCGGCAGATGCGGGGGCAGTGGATATTGAGAAAGCAGTGATCCGGCGACCCGGGACGGACGTGAGCTTGATTACCTATGGCGGCACGCTGAGCAAGACGCTGCAAGCCGCGGAAGAACTGTCAGGTACCGGCGTCAATGCCGAAGTTGTTGACTTGCGCACTTTACGTCCGCTCGATACTACTACCATCCTCGATTCGGTGACGCGCACGCATCGCGCGGTGATTATCGACGAAGGCTGGCGCAGCGGTAGCATCTCGGCGGAGATCAGCGCCCGTATTATGGAAAACGCCTTCTACGAACTAGACCTGCCCGTGGCGCGGGTGTGTAGTGCTGAGGTGCCGATGCCATACCCCAAGCATTTGGAGGATGCGGCGCTGCCACAGGCGCAGACGATTGTCGCCATGGTCCAGCAGATGGTGGGCGCTCATGGCTGA
- the pdhA gene encoding pyruvate dehydrogenase (acetyl-transferring) E1 component subunit alpha yields the protein MSQPATFHSPPLDRHHSLFLLREMLRIRRFEEKCAELYSATKIRGFLHLYIGEEAVAVGAMQALESDDAIVATYREHGHALARGVSAASIMAEMYGKQEGCSRGRGGSMHLFDAATRFYGGNAIVGGGLPVAVGLALADKMQKRPRATACFFGEGAVAEGEFHESMNLAALWKLPVLFCCENNLYAMGTALQRSESEIDLCLKAASYEMPAWPVDGMDVIACEDATQRAALSVRSGGGPCFLEFRTYRFRAHSMYDPQLYRDKQEIEEWKHRDPLAAFQARMQEQGLIADDEVKQLEEDIAKEVAAAVEFAEAGTWEAIEDLAKYVYSEKMRT from the coding sequence ATGAGCCAACCCGCGACTTTTCACTCACCACCCCTCGACCGCCATCACTCGCTGTTTCTGCTGCGCGAGATGTTACGTATCCGCCGCTTCGAGGAGAAATGCGCAGAATTGTACAGCGCGACGAAGATCCGGGGGTTTCTTCATCTCTACATTGGCGAGGAAGCGGTCGCCGTTGGTGCCATGCAAGCCCTCGAATCGGATGACGCGATCGTGGCGACGTATCGTGAACACGGTCACGCGTTGGCGCGTGGGGTGTCCGCCGCCTCGATCATGGCCGAGATGTACGGCAAGCAAGAAGGATGTAGCCGAGGACGAGGCGGTTCGATGCACCTCTTCGACGCCGCGACCCGCTTCTATGGCGGCAATGCCATCGTGGGCGGCGGATTGCCTGTGGCGGTGGGCTTGGCGCTGGCCGATAAAATGCAGAAGCGACCGCGCGCGACGGCCTGTTTCTTTGGCGAAGGCGCGGTCGCCGAAGGCGAGTTTCACGAGTCCATGAACCTGGCCGCCTTGTGGAAATTGCCCGTGCTGTTTTGCTGCGAGAATAATCTCTATGCGATGGGCACCGCTTTGCAGCGCTCGGAGTCGGAAATCGATCTCTGCCTCAAGGCCGCGAGTTACGAGATGCCAGCCTGGCCGGTGGATGGCATGGATGTCATTGCCTGTGAAGACGCGACGCAACGGGCGGCGTTAAGTGTACGCTCGGGGGGAGGCCCATGCTTCTTGGAATTTCGCACCTATCGGTTCCGAGCGCATTCCATGTACGACCCTCAGCTCTACCGCGATAAACAAGAGATAGAGGAATGGAAGCACCGCGATCCGCTCGCGGCCTTTCAGGCGCGCATGCAGGAACAGGGCCTGATTGCTGACGACGAGGTGAAACAGCTTGAGGAAGACATCGCCAAAGAGGTCGCAGCGGCTGTGGAGTTTGCCGAAGCTGGCACGTGGGAAGCGATCGAGGACCTCGCGAAGTACGTCTATTCTGAAAAGATGCGCACATGA